The Vulpes vulpes isolate BD-2025 chromosome 10, VulVul3, whole genome shotgun sequence genome has a window encoding:
- the RLF gene encoding zinc finger protein Rlf isoform X2: MILYLQDPFTLEGRREPLTSHTKAQDAGLGVSILLCVRALQLRSSEDEEMKASVCKTIACLLPEDLEVRRACQLTEFLIEPSLDGFNMLEELYLQPDQKFDEENAPVPNSLRCELLLALKAHWPFDPEFWDWKTLKRHCHQLLGQEASDSDDDLSGYEMSINDTDVLESFLSDYEEGKEDKQYRRRDLTDQHKEKRDKKPIGSSERYQRWLQYKFFCLLCKRECIEARILHHSKMHMEDGIYTCPVCIKKFKRKEIFVPHVMEHVKMPPSRRDRSRKKLLLKGSQKGICPKSPSATLEQNQSLDEQAKGESHEYVTFSKLEDCHLQDRDLYPCPGTDCSRVFKQFKYLSVHLKAEHQNNDENAKHYLDMKNRREKCTYCRRHFMSAFHLREHEQVHCGPQPYMCVSIDCYARFGSVNELLNHKQKHDDLRYKCELNGCNIVFSDLGQLYHHEAQHFRDASYTCNFVGCKKFYYSKIEYQDHLSMHNVESSNGDVKKSVKLEEAAPGEKQDCINQPHLLDQTDKSHLPEDLLFCAGSANSQIETAENLKENSDSNSSDQLSHSSSASLNEELIDTLDHSETMQDILLSHEKVFVPSSLKEKCSSVAVCFDGTKFTCGFDGCGSTYKNARGMQKHLRKVHPYHFKPKKIKTKDLFPCLGNEHNQTTEKFDAEPKPSSDTNSDSPDEGLDHNIHTKCKREYQGYSTEASICASKRPCTEDTMLELLLRLKHLSLKNSMTHGSFSGSLQGYPSSGAKSLQSVSPISDLNFQNQDENMPSQYLAQLAAKPFFCELQGCKYEFVTREALLMHYLKKHNYSKEKVLQLTMFQHRYSPFQCHICQRSFTRKTHLRIHYKNKHQIGSDRVTHKLLDNEKCDHEGPCSVDRLKGDCPTELGRDPSSNSEKPHCHSKKDECSSETDLESSCEETESKTSDISSPIGSHREEGEGREGRGSRRTVAKGNLCYILNKYHKPFHCIHKTCNSSFTNLKGLIRHYRTVHQYNKEQLCLEKDKARTKRELVKCKKIFACKYKECNKRFLCSKALAKHCSDSHNLDHIEEPKVLSEAESAARFSCNQPQCPAVFYTFSKLKHHLMEQHNIEGEIHSDYEIHCDLNGCGQIFTHRSNYSQHVYYRHKDYYDDLFRSQKVANERLLRSEKGCPTALTQGHEHQTTRRSFNAKAKKCSLIKEKKAPISFKTRAEALHMCVEQSEHTQYPCMVQGCLSVVKLESSIVRHYKRTHQMSSAYLEQQMENLVVCVKYGTKIKEEPPSEADPYIKKEENSCESERTKHSHSPGDSSVPAQSTDSLHPGEREGGQKGCTESKPVFDADTLLYRGTLKCNHSSETTSLEQCNIVQPPPCKIENSIPNPSGTESGTYFTSFQLPLPRIKDSETGQQSSGQENTVKNSTHVPKENFRKHPQPRSFDLKTYKPMGFESSFLKFIQESEEKEDDFDDWEPSEHLTLSNSSQPSNDLTGSVMANNMVNDNDPEVDIPHSSSDSAIHENLTAIPPLIVAETAAVPSLENLRVVLDKALTDCGELALKQLHYLRPVVVLERSKFSTPILDLFPTKKTDELCVGSS, from the coding sequence GCTCAAGATGCTGGTCTTGGGGTGTCAATTTTACTATGTGTCAGAGctcttcagctcagatcaagcgaagatgaagaaatgaaggcatCAGTTTGTAAAACAATTGCTTGTCTTTTACCAGAAGATTTAGAGGTCAGACGAGCCTGTCAGCTTACAGAATTCTTAATTGAACCCAGTTTGGATGGATTTAATATGTTGGAAGAACTGTATTTGCAGCCAGATCAAAAATTTGATGAAGAAAATGCACCAGTTCCAAATTCTCTCCGATGTGAGCTCTTACTAGCTTTAAAGGCCCACTGGCCTTTTGATCCTGAATTTTGGGACTGGAAAACTTTAAAACGACACTGTCACCAACTGCTAGGACAAGAAGCCTCCGATTCTGATGATGATCTAAGTGGCTATGAAATGTCTATTAATGACACAGATGTTTTAGAATCATTTCTCAGTGATTATGAGGAAGGTAAAGAAGATAAACAATACAGAAGAAGAGATTTAACAGATCagcataaagagaaaagagacaaaaaacctATTGGTTCTTCTGAAAGATACCAGAGGTGGCTTCAATAtaaatttttctgtttgttatgTAAGCGGGAATGTATAGAGGCCAGGATTCTTCATCATTCTAAGATGCATATGGAAGATGGAATTTACACCTGTCCAGTTTGtattaaaaaattcaagagaaaagaaatatttgttcctCATGTGATGGAACATGTTAAAATGCCACCAAGCAGAAGGGACCGCTCTAGAAAGAAATTACTGTTGAAAGGCTCTCAAAAGGGAATTTGTCCCAAGAGCCCCTCTGCAACCCTGGAGCAAAACCAGTCCTTGGATGAACAAGCCAAAGGAGAGTCTCATGAATATGTCACATTCAGCAAACTAGAAGATTGCCACCTGCAAGACAGAGATCTGTACCCATGTCCTGGCACAGACTGTTCCCGtgtatttaaacaatttaaatactTAAGTGTGCATCTTAAAGCTGAACaccaaaataatgatgaaaatgcCAAGCACTACTTGGatatgaaaaacagaagagagaagtgTACTTACTGTCGACGACATTTCATGTCTGCTTTTCACCTGCGGGAGCATGAACAAGTGCATTGTGGTCCTCAACcttatatgtgtgtatctatagATTGCTATGCAAGGTTTGGATCAGTGAATGAACTACTTAACCATAAACAAAAACATGATGATCTGCGttataaatgtgaattaaatGGCTGTAATATTGTTTTCAGTGACTTGGGACAGCTTTACCACCATGAAGCACAACACTTTAGGGATGCATCTTACACATGCAACTTTGTTGGCTGTAAAAAGTTCTATTATTCCAAAATTGAATACCAAGATCACCTCTCAATGCATAATGTTGAAAGTTCAAATGGAGATGtgaaaaaatcagtgaaacttgAGGAGGCTGCGCCAGGTGAAAAGCAAGATTGTATCAATCAGCCCCATCTACTTGACCAAACTGATAAATCACATTTACCTGAGGATCTTCTTTTCTGTGCAGGATCAGCTAATTCTCAAATAGAAACtgcagaaaatctgaaagaaaacagTGACAGTAATTCTAGTGATCAGTTAAGTCATAGCTCTTCAGCTTCCTTGAATGAAGAGTTAATTGATACACTGGATCACTCTGAAACCATGCAGGATATATTATTATCTCATGAGAAGGTCTTTGTGCCCtccagtttaaaagaaaaatgttccagTGTGGCAGTTTGTTTTGATGGGACTAAGTTTACCTGTGGTTTTGATGGCTGTGGTTCCACATACAAAAATGCAAGAGGGATGCAAAAGCATTTACGGAAGGTTCACCCATACCATTTCAAACCcaaaaagataaagacaaaagatCTCTTTCCCTGTTTGGGTAATGAACATAATCAAACAACTGAAAAGTTTGATGCAGAACCTAAACCCAGCTCAGATACAAACAGTGACTCCCCCGATGAAGGTCTAGATCACAATATTCATACTAAATGCAAACGAGAATATCAAGGTTATTCCACAGAAGCTTCCATTTGTGCTTCTAAAAGGCCGTGTACAGAGGATACCATGTTGGAACTTTTGTTACGCTTGAAACATTTAAGCTTGAAAAACTCAATGACACATGGATCTTTCTCAGGGTCATTGCAGGGGTACCCATCCAGTGGTGCTAAGTCTCTTCAATCGGTTTCACCTATATCAGACCTTAATTTTCAGAATCAAGATGAGAATATGCCAAGTCAGTACCTGGCACAGTTGGCAGCTAAGCCTTTTTTCTGTGAGCTTCAAGGATGCAAATATGAATTTGTGACCAGAGAGGCTTTGTTAATGCAttatcttaaaaaacataattattcaaaagaaaaagtcctTCAGTTAACCATGTTTCAACATCGGTATTCCCCATTCCAGTGTCATATTTGCCAAAGGTCATTTACAAGAAAAACACATCTTAggattcattataaaaataaacatcagatTGGCAGTGACAGAGTAACTCACAAACTGTTAGATAATGAAAAATGTGATCATGAAGGCCCGTGCTCAGTAGACAGATTAAAAGGTGATTGCCCTACAGAACTTGGCCGTGATCCCAGCAGTAACTCTGAGAAGCCACACTGTCACTCTAAAAAGGATGAATGCAGTTCAGAAACAGATTTGGAGTCATCCTGcgaagaaacagaaagtaaaacatCTGATATTTCATCACCAATAGGTAGCCatagagaagaaggagaaggaagagagggacgAGGTAGCAGGAGAACTGTTGCTAAAGGAAATCTCTgctatattttgaataaataccaCAAAccattccattgtatccataaaaCTTGCAACTCCTCATTCACCAATCTAAAAGGCTTGATTCGTCATTACAGAACTGTACATCAGTACAACAAAGAACAATTATGtttagagaaagacaaagcaagaaCCAAAAGGGAACTTGTCAAATGTAAAAAGATATTTGCTTGCAAATATAAGGAATGTAACAAACGCTTCCTGTGTTCCAAAGCTCTTGCTAAGCACTGTAGTGACTCTCATAACCTAGACCATATTGAAGAGCCTAAAGTGCTTTCTGAAGCTGAATCTGCAGCAAGGTTTTCCTGTAACCAGCCTCAGTGCCCTGCTGTTTTTTATACATTCAGCAAGTTGAAGCACCACTTGATGGAACAGCATAATATTGAAGGAGAAATACATTCAGATTATGAAATTCATTGCGATCTTAATGGCTGTGGCCAGATTTTCACCCATCGCAGTAATTATTCTCAACATGTATATTACCGACATAAAGACTATTATGATGATCTGTTTAGAAGCCAGAAAGTGGCAAATGAAAGGCTACTAAGGAGTGAAAAGGGGTGTCCTACAGCGCTCACTCAAGGGCATGAACATCAGACTACCAGGAGATCATTTAATGCTAAAGCTAAAAAATGTAGtttaatcaaagaaaagaagGCTCCGATTAGTTTTAAAACAAGAGCTGAAGCCCTCCATATGTGTGTGGAGCAGTCTGAGCACACACAGTATCCCTGCATGGTTCAAGGATGCTTATCTGTGGTGAAGTTGGAGAGCAGCATAGTGAGGCATTATAAACGCACCCATCAGATGAGTAGTGCCTATTTAGAGCAACAGATGGAAAATCTTGTCGTCTGTGTTAAGTATGGTACCAAAATTAAGGAAGAGCCCCCTTCTGAAGCAGACCCctatataaagaaagaagaaaatagctgTGAATCAGAGCGCACGAAGCACAGCCATTCCCCAGGTGACAGTAGCGTCCCTGCCCAGAGCACTGATTCCCTTCATCCAGGCGAAAGGGAGGGAGGTCAGAAAGGATGTACAGAAAGCAAACCAGTGTTTGATGCAGATACTTTGCTCTACAGAGGAACTTTGAAATGTAACCATAGTTCGGAAACCACTTCTTTGGAACAATGTAATATAGTTCAGCCTCCTCCTTGTAAAATAGAAAATTCCATACCTAATCCTAGTGGGACTGAAAGTGGGACTTACTTCACAAGTTTCCAGCTGCCTTTACCAAGGATCAAAGACTCAGAAACTGGGCAGCAAAGTTCAGGGCAAGAAAACACTGTAAAAAATTCAACCCATGTCCCAAAAGAGAATTTTAGGAAGCATCCACAGCCTAGGTCATTTGATTTGAAGACTTACAAACCTATGGGATTTgaatcttcatttctgaaatttattcaggaaagtgaagagaaagaagacgATTTTGATGATTGGGAGCCTTCGGAGCACTTAACATTAAGTAATTCTTCACAACCCAGTAATGACTTAACAGGGAGTGTTATGGCAAATAATATGGTGAATGACAATGACCCTGAAGTTGACATACCTCATTCTTCCAGTGACTCTGCAATTCATGAGAACCTGACTGCAATCCCACCTTTGATAGTAGCTGAGACAGCAGCAGTTCCTTCCTTGGAGAACCTGAGGGTTGTATTGGACAAAGCATTAACAGACTGTGGAGAGCTTGCCTTAAAACAGCTTCATTATCTACGGCCAGTGGTTGTCCTTGAAAGATCTAAGTTTTCCACACCAATTTTAGACTTGTTTCCAACAAAAAAGACCGATGAGCTTTGTGTAGGAAGTTCCTAA
- the TMCO2 gene encoding transmembrane and coiled-coil domain-containing protein 2 has product MSTYFSSSSSVWDNIVDYLSLSSIWNWLQATLLGETSPPQQTNLGLLDNLGPTVQVILGISFLLLLGIGVYAMWKRSVQSIQKILLFIITLYKLYKKGSDFFQALLVSPDGNLLPIQDNNLFLSLGLQERILKKLQTVENKVKDLEGMIISHKPATKRECSSEPYCSCSDCQSPLPTSGFTSTSEM; this is encoded by the exons ATGtcaacatatttttcttcatcttcatctgtCTGGGACAACATCGTAGATTACCTTTCTCTGAGCTCAATATGGAATTGGCTACAAGCAACTCTTCTGGGAGAGACTAGTCCACCTCAGCAAACAAATTTGGGTCTACTAGATAATCTTGGTCCAACTGTGCAAGTTATCCTGGggatttcctttttgcttttgttgggaATAGGAGTGTATGCCATGTGGAAACGAAGTGTTCAGTCAATTCAG aaaatattgttgTTTATAATCACACTCTACAAACTTTACAAGAAGGGCTCAGATTTTTTTCAGGCTTTGCTGGTCAGCCCAGATGGGAATCTTCTCCCAATTCAAGACAATAATCTCTTCCTGTCCTTGGGTCTGCaagagagaattttgaaaaaactTCAGACGGTGGAAAACAAAGTGAAGGACCTGGAGGGGATGATCATTTCCCACAAACCTGCCACAAAGAGGGAGTGCTCCTCTGAGCCCTACTGCAGCTGCTCTGACTGCCAGAGTCCCTTACCCACATCAGGGTTTACTTCCACATCTGAAATGTGA